One window of Hoplias malabaricus isolate fHopMal1 chromosome 16, fHopMal1.hap1, whole genome shotgun sequence genomic DNA carries:
- the klhl26 gene encoding kelch-like protein 26, which yields MAELDGGEFSGNHSQSSMANNKNSSLRCTFSAPSHSSTLLKGLSALREQGQLLDVVLAINEEHFQVHKAVLASCSDYFRAMFTGGMKESNQDTIELKGLSARGLKHIIDFAYSSEVTLDLDCIQDVLGAAVFLQMVPVVELCEEFLKSAMSVETCLNIGQMATTFSLSSLKESVDAFTFRHFLQISEEEDFLHIPVERLVFFLKSNKLKNCSEIDLFRAAIRWLQHDESRRAGANQVLCHIRFPLMRSSELVDSVQTVDIMVEDVLCRQYLLEAFNYQILPFRQHEMQSPRTIIRSDVISLITFGGTPYTDNDRTVSSKVYYLPDSTARQFKELTEMEFGCSHACVSVLDNFVYVVGGQHLQYRSGEGAVDICFRYDSHLNQWLRIQPMQESRIQFQLNVLQGRLYATGGRNRSGSLSSVECYCPKKNEWTYVDSLKRRIWGHAGTTCGDKLYISGGYGVSVEDKKTLHCYNPITDQWDFKCPMNEPRVLHAMISVNDRVYALGGRMDHVDRCFDVLAVEYYVPEADQWTTVSPMRAGQSEAGCCLLDRKIYVVGGYNWHLNNVTSIVQVYNTETDEWERDLHFPESFAGIACTPIILPQTVTQR from the exons CATGGCTAACAATAAGAACAGCTCCCTCCGCTGCACATTCTCAGCACCTAGTCACAGTAGCACTCTTCTGAAGGGGTTATCTGCACTAAGAGAACAAGGCCAGTTGCTGGATGTGGTGCTTGCTATCAACGAAGAACACTTTCAGGTCCACAAAGCTGTTCTTGCCTCCTGTAGTGACTACTTTAG AGCAATGTTTACCGGCGGCATGAAGGAGTCAAATCAGGACACTATTGAGTTAAAGGGCTTATCAGCCCGCGGACTGAAACACATCATTGATTTCGCCTATAGCTCTGAGGTCACTCTAGACCTAGACTGTATTCAGGATGTGCTTGGGGCAGCCGTCTTCCTCCAAATGGTGCCAGTGGTGGAACTTTGTGAGGAGTTCCTCAAGTCAGCCATGAGTGTGGAGACATGCCTGAACATTGGGCAGATGGCCACCACTTTCAGCCTGTCCTCCCTGAAGGAGTCTGTCGATGCCTTCACCTTCCGTCACTTTCTCCAGATCTCAGAAGAGGAAGACTTCCTTCACATCCCAGTGGAGAGGCTGGTCTTCTTCCTGAAGAGTAACAAGCTGAAAAACTGCAGCGAGATTGATCTATTCCGTGCTGCAATTCGCTGGCTGCAGCATGATGAGTCACGCCGGGCTGGGGCCAACCAGGTCCTCTGTCACATCCGCTTTCCACTCATGCGCTCCTCTGAACTGGTGGATAGTGTCCAGACGGTAGACATCATGGTTGAAGATGTGCTGTGCCGGCAGTACCTTCTCGAAGCCTTCAACTATCAGATCCTTCCATTCCGACAGCATGAGATGCAGTCTCCTCGCACCATTATTCGCTCAGATGTTATATCACTTATTACTTTTGGAGGGACACCTTACACTGACAATGACCGTACAGTGAGCAGTAAAGTGTATTATCTCCCTGACAGCACCGCACGGCAGTTTAAGGAACTGACTGAAATGGAGTTTGGCTGCAGCCATGCTTGCGTGTCAGTTTTGGACAACTTTGTCTACGTAGTGGGTGGTCAACACCTGCAGTATCGTAGTGGTGAAGGTGCAGTGGATATTTGCTTCCGCTATGATTCCCATCTGAACCAGTGGTTGCGCATCCAGCCCATGCAGGAGAGCCGAATCCAGTTCCAACTTAATGTTTTGCAGGGCCGTCTGTATGCCACTGGGGGACGTAATAGATCGGGAAGCTTATCTTCGGTGGAATGTTACTGTCCCAAGAAAAATGAATGGACTTATGTGGATTCGTTAAAGAGAAGGATATGGGGTCATGCAGGGACAACATGTGGAGACAAGCTCTACATCTCCGGAGGATATGGGGTTTCTGTTGAGGACAAAAAGACCCTCCACTGCTACAATCCAATCACAGACCAGTGGGACTTCAAATGCCCCATGAATGAGCCTCGGGTCCTGCACGCTATGATCAGTGTAAATGACCGGGTGTATGCTCTGGGAGGCAGAATGGACCATGTGGACCGCTGCTTTGACGTGTTAGCGGTGGAGTATTACGTTCCAGAGGCAGATCAATGGACTACCGTCAGTCCAATGCGTGCAGGCCAGTCTGAGGCTGGCTGCTGTTTATTGGACCGAAAAATTTATGTGGTTGGAGGATACAACTGGCATCTGAATAACGTCACAAGCATCGTCCAGGTCtataacacagagacagacgaGTGGGAGAGGGATTTGCACTTTCCAGAATCCTTTGCAGGAATTGCTTGCACTCCCATAATACTGCCACAAACTGTCACTCAACGTTGA